CTATCAGGTCGAAGGTTTATCTCTCTCCAAAGCTTTGGTATTTGAGGGTAAACGTAATAGAAGCTCAGGATTTGCAGCCAACTGATAAAAGTAGGTTTCCAGAAGTGTTTGTGAAGGCCATCTTGGGAAATCAGGCACTGAAGACGAGGATTTCAATGAACAAAAGTATCAATCCTATGTGGAATGAGGATTTGATGTTTGTGGCTGCAGAACCATTCGAGGAGCCATTGATTTTGAGTGTAGAAGACCGAGTTGCTCCGAACAAAGATGAAGTTCTTGGAAGATGTGGTATTCCGTTGCAGTATGTAGACAGGAGATTGGATCATAAACCGATAAACACAAAGTGGTTTAATCTCGAGAAACATATATTAGTCGAAggtgaaaagaaaaaagaggtCAAGTTTGCGAGCAGGATTCATATGAGAATTTGCTTGGAAGGTGGTTACCATGTTCTTGATGAGTCGACTCACTACAGCAGTGATCTTAGACCAACAGCAAAGCAGTTGTGGAAATCAAGCATTGGGGTTCTGGAATTGGGTATTTTGAATGCTCAGGGGCTGTCGCCGATGAAAACCAAAGACGGGCGGGCAACAACAGATGCTTATTGTGTTGCCAAGTTCGGACAGAAGTGGGTAAGGACAAGGACAATTCTTGACAGTTTTTCTCCCAAGTGGAACGAACAGTACACATGGGAAGTGTTCGACCCTTGCACTGTATTAACCATTGGTGTGTTTGATAACTGTCATTTTCAAGGTGGAGATAAAGTTGGAAGGGATTCTCGAATTGGAAAGGTCCGAATTCGACTTTCTACTTTACAAACAGACCGTGTGTACACACACTCATATCCTCTTCTTGTTTTGCATCCTAATGGTGTCAAAAAGATGGGTGAAATTCATTTGGCCGTACGTTTCACTTGCTCATCCTTGTTAAACATGATGCATATGTACTCACAACCGTTGCTGCCCAAAATGCACTACATTTATCCACTAACCGTTGGCCAGCTCGACAACTTGAGGCACCAAGCCACTCAGATAGTCTCCATGAGGCTGAGTCGAGCCGAGCCTCCTTTGAGGAAGGAGGTGGTGGAGTATATGCTCGATGTGGGCTCTCACATGTGGAGTATGAGAAGAAGCAAAGCTAACTTTTTCCGAATTATGGGGGTTTTGAGTGGGTTAATCGCTGTTGGTAAATGGTTTGATCAGATATGCAATTGGAAGAATCCCATCACCACCGTTCTGATTCACATCTTGTTCTTGATTCTGGTTATGTATCCTGAGCTTATCTTACCAACTATTTTTCTCTACTTGTTCTTGATTGGAGTATGGTACTATAGATGGAGACCAAGGAATCCACCCCACATGGATACCCGCCTGTCTTGTGCCGATAATGCTCATCCAGATgaattggatgaggaatttGACACTTTTCCGACATCACGGCCTGCCGACATTGTACGGATGAGGTATGATCGTCTCCGAAGTATTGCTGGACGGATTCAAACTGTTGTGGGGGACTTGGCAACACAAGGGGAGAGGCTTCAGTCCCTGTTAAGCTGGCGAGATCCCAGAGCTACTGCTTTGTTTGTCATTTTCTGTTTAGTTGCTGCCATAGTTCTCTATGTGACACCTTTCCAGGTCGTGGCTCTTCTGACAGGATTTTATGTGTTGAGACATCCCAGGTTCCGATACAAGCTTCCTTCCGTGCCGCTTAACTTCTTTCGAAGGTTGCCAGCTAGAACAGACTATATGTTGTAAGTGGTTCGCCGAGTTCATTCCCGTTTTCATCATGTTGGTTTTTAAATACGGAGTTTAGTCCGAATGGATCTTCTTTGATCCAAATGTTTCACCAAGTGGTGAAGTTCGTTCTGTGGTATGATGTGTAATGTCTCGAAACTTGCATATTTTGCGAATTTTCAggttcttttaatttttttccctgGTAATTTACGTTCAAAAGTTGGTTGTGTAGGAGACAGATGCATCGATCTCTACTCTCTAGTTGCATAGGTTGTCATATGACTTGATGTGTTCTAGATGAGGTGTATCTTTCATCTTTACTGGTAGATTATATGAAAGTACGAAACTGATTTGCAATTAAGTTTTATGTATGGTTGTTGGTTCTTACCGTGAATTGTGATGCCCGATGGTTCGATGATCGGTTTTTTTTTATGAAGGGCCATCCATATTTAATTTCCAGATGCATTCTGGGTCCTAGTTTCTTGTACATTGTGAAAATAcacatgatttatatttatatatatatatatatatatatatatatgtatatattctaGAACCTGGATTTGtgttaatattatttattatagtgtgaatataattttttttaaaatagtttatggattaattgaaagtgctaaaaaaaatcaatttttagttaaaaagtttataatttttttatttattaaataaattagtattattttcaattttatgaGTCGATAAAAGTTTATTATTAgtgtaataattttattaaaaaaattattattgtttcataaatattatatatatatatatattcttgaagaattatagaatttttattttaattatttattattattattgaatattatatttatttgtataaattataaattaaaaatcacaaaattaatttaaaaattcaaaatttcatataatattaaaataaaaaattattaaacaaacaataaataaaaaaataacaattttgaaaaatatataaagatatattttgaaaattagaTAGAGTGGTATAAATGAAGGAGACGAGAGAAGATGATAAAAGAAGTAATGTATGTGGTAAAATCGAGAAAGAAAGAGCTTGTGTATGAGTTTGAAGTTTTAACAATccattcaaatttttgggtTGAACGAAATATAATTTTCGACGTTGTaccttaaattttaatatttatatgttaATGAATTTAATCAAGTTGTTGAAAGTTTGTAAAAAATTTGAATACATAGCTCTgacttttgaaaaatctatgaaaatttattttgaatactaatgaatttttaaaattttaaaaaataattaaatttattacaTCGAATACAAACCCTTAGATAAGGGCCAAGCGTCGGTAATGCTGGATGGAAGTTCCATGCTTCTTTTCTGTAGAGGGATCAACCTTTTCAGAGAAAATTTGGCCTCGTCTACCAAATCAGTCACTGATTCCCATAAAATAACTACTTTTTTTCATACAGAATTCTCGTTCGAATGAAACAAGATTAAGTTAAACCCAAACCATTACTGTAAACACAAGCCATGTTATGTCAAAAAAGTGCAGACTTCAAATAATCAGTtcccaaaaataaaaaacattcaAGAGTTCCTGCAACATCCACCCTTTCTCCCATTGGGATCCATCTGACCAGGAACAACTATCTTGGTACCCTTCAATGATGTAGATTTCCCGTAATCCATTCCATCAGCGGCAGTAAGTGATTTCTTGCTTATGATTCGATATATTTCGGTCAAGATGGTCATGAACGCGCTTTCAACGTTGGTTGCTTCAAGGGCCGATGTCTCCATGAAGTAAAAGTTCTCTCTTTCAGCAAACTCTTGAGCATCCTCCGTTGGAACTGCTCGAAGAGTACCCAGATCGCATTTGTTGCCAATGAGCATTATCACGATGTTTTTATCGGCATGACCTCTCAGTTCCTCAAGCCATCGAGCCATGTGATCAAAAGACTGCCGTTTTGTCATGTCGTAAACCAGCATTGCACCAACAGCACCTCGGTAGTAAGCGCTTGTTACTGCTCGGTACCTATAAAACccccaaaaaaaatagaaagagAAAAAAGAAAAGGCTAAACAAATATCAAAGATTGTAGTGTATGTCACGGTTCAGATTCATTTATTGTCTATATCAAAATTTAAGCACCAATTTCTTGTTCCACTCCCTTTGCATTTCTCTCGTCACGATATCCTCTTAATGTTAAGGATTAACTGTTCGCGTGCCTGCAAATCTTTTGCAATCCACCATTTGCCTGCTTTTACTGAATTAAGCATCATATTGTTTTTCTGGGTTGCATGCAGAGCAACAGAGCATCATGTCAAAAATTTAAACCAAATATCTTGCATGAGATTTTAGCAATGTTACCATAATCATGCAGATGCAACTTGTCTGAATGTGCAGAAAAATTAAAGTCAGATTATAAAGATTCAATTCTCATGGATATTTCAGAGCATCATGCACAAAATAGAAAcagtttttaaataattcaaaacacTCAGTAGAGAAAAACAGCATGATTCAACAAAAGGGTATTCAAGGACGAAACCTCTCTTGACCAGCAGTGTCCCAAATCTGTGCCTTCACAGTCTTGTTGTCAATAACTAGGGTCTTGGTCTGGAATTCAACCCCAATTGTGGCCTTTGATTCCAGACTGAATTCGTTCCTCGCAAACCTAGCTAGCAATTGAGATTTCCCCACCGCGGAATCCCCaatcaaaacaattttaaacaCATAATCAATCTTCTGATTAAAATCTCCACCATATGAATTTGACATCGTCAAACCTTCGAACAAAATTTTAATCCTATCCTATATTCTCCTCCTTGGCAACAATATCCTCCCGAACAGTAACATAAATCTCCGAATATGGCAATATCAACCAAATTGCCCAAAGGGTTGTTTTTCCCTCTTTTGTTAATACGTTTTTCAATGAAAGGATCAAATAGGAAATGAAAGGAGTAATTACCATGCAAATCGGTCAAGAAAACTAGGGTTCCTACGCGATTACGAATCTGATATGAATAAATGAGCTGTTAATGGAAAGAATTTTTAGTACAATAATGAGTTTTGAGGAGGGAAGCCAAACCAAAAAATGGAAGACCAACGGTATGTGCGGGACCCATCTAACCTGTTTCCCTGTacacatttatttatttgcaGTTCACGAATGATAAtatgtgagacagatcaacctacccatattcacaataaaaagtaatattttttcatagggtgatccaaataaaaaatttgtctcacaaatatgactcataagaccgtctcacacaaatttttcctttatttataCATACATGACCAGATTGCTCGAAATAATCCAACGCCTTTTTAGTTAAAATGttcttttctgattttttttcaattgtttattttcttaaaaatctaaacttttgtttatttttacttagtttttttttatgtagATGAAACCCGCAATCAATAATTTTCGATGTGTATTATTTAAACTCATGAACAAATTAAATAGTCTGTAAACCacaatggacaaactctgttaGCCAGGTTCACCCAAAAAGGAAATAAAATTCACAATCCTTGACATTatcatttatttttgtttttactaGTATAAAGTTTGGATATGAGGATTTTTtgaccaaaaaaaaaagatgggACTTATCAATTCTTTTATCATAATATAGGAAAGAAATAAAGATAACAATAAATGAAGAATACACAAAATGAGCTGAAACTGACTCGTCAAAAGTAAATAAAAATTTCATCCATAAAAAGTGGAATCTAAATCAACTTCATCCCCAACAAGAAACTCACTAATACCAGACGAGTGTGTAATATTTCTTGAATAGACAGAATCCTCAATGGTCCAAAAGTTATTGATATTCCTTACATATACTAGTGAACTAAACTCCAGTTCAGGGATCAAGGAACATAAACCCGATACATAACGGCGAGGACAATACGAAGTAACAAAAACACGGTAACAATTACCCATTCTATGAATATTTTACCAATCAACCTGTATTTCTTAGCTTcgggaaaaaaataattttatcttcAGTGAGACATTCATCTTGTAACAAGATTCTCATTGGAATCTCAAAGTCTTGACCTTTCCCCTCTCTGACCTGGTATATGAAGCGCATCATAATGACCGAAACCATGATAAAGGACTTCAATGGGATTGTCCTTGCCATATTCTTGACCGTACTCCGCAATAGCTATCAGGCCACCAGAATTTCGGTCATGCATGTAAACCGTTATAGGCATCctgaaatatttataattattagatGTAATGAATAGTAATTTCTGCTGTCTTTTTCTGTTAGGGGCAAGGAGGAAGGgtgtaaaattattatttatatcataCTAGAACCAAGCAAAACGCAAATGAATAACATCCGGACAACTTAGAGCCATGACAGCAATTTTGCATTCCTTGGCAGAATGGTGACTACATTTATCACATAGAAATAAtgaatttatcatatttaaaatagagtcagagaaaaacaagaagattgtGGTCATACTATGGGTACTGTGATCAATGGAAAAAGTTTATAGAAACAAAATTATCCACTCAAAAGAAGCACATTTCATAGTGGTCATGGAGTTCAGTAAAAGATTTCCCAAGATACAATTATGTGCAtacaacatgcacttactggaGTACATGAGAAGCCATTAATAGTTCTGGTTCACCTCCCCATTCGCGAGGCTTCCTCATGTTTGAAACATAAGTGTCGAAATTGCCTTCTATAAacctgacaatcagttaaaacTTCAGTTATTGAATTTTTCACAATGTGAAATGAGGAAGAAGATGGAAACTTTTTTGAAGGCATGTTAATGTGGTTAAGTTATTTGCACAAACACAGACTCAGTCGATAATGAAAATGGTATCACCATGTCAAATAAGTGAAAAAATAGACTTACCATTCTGTCTCTTCCCGTCTTTTGACAAGTTCATCAACCACCTAACACACTTAGCAGATCAACAATTAGAGGATTCAGTGTCACATATTATCAAGGCAAAATTACGTTGAAATGTTCTAAATGACACTTTCTACTGGTCATTGATGTGGCGTCATATGATAAGATTGGCACAAATTCAAGTACTGTGGCCAATAATTATGTCTTCATTTTATTGGGATTTTGGCTTAAAAAAGATTGCAGCGAGAAGGAGAAGAATGTCATTAAACTAGTCAAGCTACTGTTTGGTATTCCATGACCAGAGTTACGATGGAAAGTCTAGTTAGCTGAGCACTATATTAGAAAGAACAATGATAGGAACATTATCGGCATTGAAGTTGAACCTTTCTAGAAGCACAATGCATCATAAGCCTCAAGTCTAATTTTTCCAGCCAGGCCATGAATTTTTACGAGTTACCTGCTATTAGTTTGCGCAACTTTAAACTTAACTTTTGAATTGGTAGCATTGAGTTTTTTAACTCATAAGTAGGGGTGTTAGGTAAGTCGAGGTGGCTCATGCTCAAaactaatttttaaataattgtttataCTCTAATAACCTAGGATGAATGAAAtcaataatttaatattatatatatagtattactattatcatataaaaatattaacgTTTAATTTTATATAGAGAGCTCATAAATCGGGCTCTTGAGCCAAACTCGGGATTTGCGCTTGTTAACACATTTGCGATTGAATTTTGCAAACTCAACATAATTTAGCAAGGCAGTTTGCGGGACAAGCATGGATGCTCAAGCTTGAACTCGTTTATTTTTAGCTCGACAAACTCAAACTAAATTTAGTTAAACATTTTATACTCAAATAATTTAGCCaaaaaaattgaaatctttTTAATCTAATAAATAcagtgttattattattatagagaACTCATACATGAGTTCATTAATCAAACCTCATGAACTAGACTCTTGATCTAAGCTAGTGAAAGCACTCATGAACAAATTTTGTAAACCAAATATGAGTTCATGGGCTATCACGAGCCAAGGTCGGAGGCTAGAGATGAGCTCTCTTATTCTAAGCTCGATGAGCTCGAACCCAATTTGTTTTTAGGTTAACTCAACTCATTTGAACCCATTTTCACGAAATTATTATCATTACCAAGTGTTCTTGATAAATTCCTTGCTTCTAATGACAAAAGAACATAATGGGAAATCTTAGACATACCCTAGCCCTTAATTCGTCAGCTAGCTCCTTCTGAAGGATCTCATTCGGAGGGTTCTTTCCTGATCGTACACAAGCTCCATGGGCAACAGAGCGAAACAAGCATCTCCCGTCACCAGGTATACCTGTATAGCATGAAGCGGAAATCTACGTCATGGAAATGGGTAAGAGAAACAGATTCATCATATATTCTACACTGCAAAATATGTGTCATCATAATTGGTAGATTCAGTGAACGGGAAAAAACTCATGCATCCCCGGATAAAGTGTACATGGAAGATGAATGATACACTACAGACCAATCACCGAGTAGTTGGTGAAGACTTTCTTTTCCTTCTCATTTCCCTCAGGAGCTTCAGCATGTGTAGGTGTGGTTGTTGAAAAACAAACCAACAATGCAATAAAAAAGCCAGCAGATGCTCGTCGTTGTTTCCAAGAAACATGTCCGATATTATACTTAATTTCGGTAGCAATTGTTTTCTCAGGAACCTGAAGCCTTGTGTTCATGATTCTGTATCCAGTTGAGAGACCAAGACTCATCTTCCGATGGCATCTAGAATTAGCAATATTAAATGCCAACGAATGGCAAGAAGTCTTACTTTTGGTTTTACATCCAATACTTATTTGTCCAGATGATTTAGACCCATCAGTCAACGAACAATAGTCCGAAGAAGGCGCATATATGGAAGTGTAAGGTAGTTTCAGACGCGTTGTCAAGCTATGGGAACAGCAATAAGTAGAAGGTACTTGAACAATATCAAAAGCATTATTGCTCATCCGCCTCCGAGCAGTCCAAATTAAGCAGGTCACATTTTTTGTGCACGTACTGATGGGAGAACAAACCATCATGTTCACAAAACCTTACAGGAAGTTCGAGATAGAATAGCCCTACACAAAGAAATACTAAATCAAGAATCAGAACATAATCCCATCAACTTGCAGCCGATGCAAACCAATCCCTTGAGCTAATGAATTTGAGCCCAAATATGTTCCCAAATAAAAAATCCTCAAcaagaaaaacaaaatatttacccCTTTTATAATAAATCGccacaaaataaaacaaaaagaaaaaaccGGAGATAGAGAATTTGAATGCATAGACTAAGAGAATtcattttcaaaattcaaaataaaccaCAGTCACGTCCATTCTATAAGCAGACTACCAAAAAACGCGATAGAAATTCCCCCAAAAATTGCTCAAATCAAAGTCTCGCTCTCATCGGCATGCACGAATACTTATCTAGAGGCATATACACAAAATAGAACCAATATTAAATGTCAATATcagttaaattaaaaaaaaaaataaggttGCATTTGGATTTGAGGCCTGAGGGAGCATTTGAGTCAATGATTCGAAATCTACCGCATCGACTCAAAAAATAACTTATTGTGATTTGAAAACCATTTTCAAGTGGACAAACCATAGCACGTGTTATTAATGATTTGAATGCAACCTAAGATTGTACAAATACATCGAGTTAGCATGAGTGCATAActatatgcacaacataatatCAAGCAGAGAAAAAACCCCTGATGTTATTCAATTGAAGGAACTCAATGGCCATCGAAGATAAGACCATAACAATAACAGTTCACCAGAAGAAACAAAAAACTAaagaaaactaaaataaataaactcACAGCATCAAAGTAAAGAATAAAATTAGCAAATTAGCATCGAAGAAAAGAATACTTACAAATGAAGAAAGAAGCGAAGTTATAGCAAAGAAACTTGCGATTCCATTCCAACTTCCCAGCTTTGTCCGGAATGCGATTGAGAATTTTGCCAGGTGATTTCTTGAATCAGCTCACTGAGAAAATAAGCATTTAAACGACGTCGTCGAAAATTGAGTTGTCAAAATTAGGATTGGACATGTTATTGGGTTAGCCCAcgaaattaattcaaaattggGATGGGCCTATAGCTAAAAAAGATCCAAAAActtaaaagaataaaatattggGCCTACAACCAAATGCATGATTtgacaacaacaacaatatactaagactaatatattattatatctatatttttattattattatattatcttttaatattttttaatataaacaaCATATACAGACGGTTTTTAGTGTCATGATGATCTTTCACCAAATTTTGTTTATATCCCTAAAATATCTCTCCACACTTAATATCTCTCATCAAATCATCTCACTCACAATTCTCAATTCCCCACAACTTCTTACGGTTTTCAGCATTTGCAAAACTCTCTCAAATCAACAAACTAAATAATCATTCAATCTAAAATCAACACACTTAAATGTGAAATGGAAATGAACAAATAAATcttaaaagttttttttaatattgtgCCTCACATTATACTTAGCAGATAGATTATTTGCTCCAAAACATCATATTATATGTTCAATTCCAACtttggtttttttttatttatttctatttaaaaaatattgtacaaGCACGCAACGCATTCATCGAtgcattaattattattaaacttGAGCAATACGACAATGTGATATCAAAATTTATTTACAGTTTTATCTATCATATTATTTGTTAACTAACTTTATTGTTATGAATTTATtagtaatttatatttttctgatttttaatttatctaAAAGTTTAAACTACTTCGATAAATCTTATTATGTTTAGACAAAAATTATCAAACACAAAAAAGTTTAATACAATAAGGAACACaagtttatattaaaaaaatacaatacatatgaaacttttattactttttaactttaaaagcctattatttttttatatatataaaatcgaTACttgcaatttaaaataaacaacgttttcaaaatatgaatagtttaacatttaaaatctcaaaTACAAAAAATCTATTAATCATCaattaacaaaaatcatatatcaatcattaacatgatcaaaactaaatttcgaaataaagcataaaaatctctaaATAGAAAATCCTCAAAATCTTTTCGTAAAACTTTAAATACTAATATGTGCGGAAAATAAATGTCACTTGAGAGTGTATTG
The Primulina eburnea isolate SZY01 chromosome 5, ASM2296580v1, whole genome shotgun sequence genome window above contains:
- the LOC140831583 gene encoding ras-related protein RABA4d-like — encoded protein: MSNSYGGDFNQKIDYVFKIVLIGDSAVGKSQLLARFARNEFSLESKATIGVEFQTKTLVIDNKTVKAQIWDTAGQERYRAVTSAYYRGAVGAMLVYDMTKRQSFDHMARWLEELRGHADKNIVIMLIGNKCDLGTLRAVPTEDAQEFAERENFYFMETSALEATNVESAFMTILTEIYRIISKKSLTAADGMDYGKSTSLKGTKIVVPGQMDPNGRKGGCCRNS
- the LOC140832217 gene encoding OVARIAN TUMOR DOMAIN-containing deubiquitinating enzyme 4-like, yielding MMVCSPISTCTKNVTCLIWTARRRMSNNAFDIVQVPSTYCCSHSLTTRLKLPYTSIYAPSSDYCSLTDGSKSSGQISIGCKTKSKTSCHSLAFNIANSRCHRKMSLGLSTGYRIMNTRLQVPEKTIATEIKYNIGHVSWKQRRASAGFFIALLVCFSTTTPTHAEAPEGNEKEKKVFTNYSVIGIPGDGRCLFRSVAHGACVRSGKNPPNEILQKELADELRARVVDELVKRREETEWFIEGNFDTYVSNMRKPREWGGEPELLMASHVLQMPITVYMHDRNSGGLIAIAEYGQEYGKDNPIEVLYHGFGHYDALHIPGQRGERSRL
- the LOC140832216 gene encoding FT-interacting protein 3; this encodes MQRPPPEDFSLKETNPHLGGGKVTGDKLTSTYDLVEQMQYLYVRVVKAKDLPGKDVTGGCDPYTEVKLGNYKGTTRHFEKKSNPEWNQVFAFSKDRIQASVLEVTVKDKDVVKDDFIGRVLFDLNDIPKRVPPDSPLAPQWYRLEDRKNDKLKGELMLAVWMGTQADEAFPEAWHSDAAAVSGADSIATIRSKVYLSPKLWYLRVNVIEAQDLQPTDKSRFPEVFVKAILGNQALKTRISMNKSINPMWNEDLMFVAAEPFEEPLILSVEDRVAPNKDEVLGRCGIPLQYVDRRLDHKPINTKWFNLEKHILVEGEKKKEVKFASRIHMRICLEGGYHVLDESTHYSSDLRPTAKQLWKSSIGVLELGILNAQGLSPMKTKDGRATTDAYCVAKFGQKWVRTRTILDSFSPKWNEQYTWEVFDPCTVLTIGVFDNCHFQGGDKVGRDSRIGKVRIRLSTLQTDRVYTHSYPLLVLHPNGVKKMGEIHLAVRFTCSSLLNMMHMYSQPLLPKMHYIYPLTVGQLDNLRHQATQIVSMRLSRAEPPLRKEVVEYMLDVGSHMWSMRRSKANFFRIMGVLSGLIAVGKWFDQICNWKNPITTVLIHILFLILVMYPELILPTIFLYLFLIGVWYYRWRPRNPPHMDTRLSCADNAHPDELDEEFDTFPTSRPADIVRMRYDRLRSIAGRIQTVVGDLATQGERLQSLLSWRDPRATALFVIFCLVAAIVLYVTPFQVVALLTGFYVLRHPRFRYKLPSVPLNFFRRLPARTDYML